One genomic segment of Clostridium estertheticum subsp. estertheticum includes these proteins:
- a CDS encoding ABC transporter substrate-binding protein: MKKKRLFVVLTSALISVAVFAGCSKAAEPVKKVSVTKVVSTMKGNVTVPTSPKRIVDISGSTEELLILNHTPIGTANADSYKTTEKPSYLKDKLNSSKLVGFSMMETMDMEAILKLDPDLIIMSERQTKIYEQLKAIAPVVMLKDYANDWRSKLTNISKLFGQEKDAQKWLVSYDKKAITIGNEIKKTNGTQTYLTVLASAGKYYIFSDAAIGSMLLSDMKLSQPKNMPKQEGISLPVVTMEGLSSIDADHVVVIATDVDKKDLLSSSVWKSMRAVKAGNVTLLPSSPYFAQGYSPIGRELLLDSIKKEFVK; the protein is encoded by the coding sequence ATGAAGAAAAAAAGATTATTCGTAGTATTAACATCCGCTTTAATTTCTGTTGCTGTTTTTGCAGGTTGTTCAAAAGCTGCAGAACCGGTTAAGAAAGTAAGTGTAACTAAAGTGGTTAGTACAATGAAAGGCAATGTAACGGTGCCCACAAGTCCTAAACGTATAGTTGATATATCTGGATCAACAGAGGAATTATTAATTTTAAATCACACACCAATAGGTACAGCCAATGCTGATTCTTATAAAACTACCGAAAAGCCAAGTTACCTAAAAGATAAATTGAACTCTTCTAAACTTGTAGGTTTTTCAATGATGGAAACTATGGATATGGAAGCTATCCTAAAACTTGATCCAGATTTAATTATAATGAGCGAGAGGCAAACCAAAATATATGAACAATTAAAAGCTATTGCACCAGTTGTAATGCTTAAAGATTATGCTAATGATTGGAGATCAAAACTAACAAATATCTCCAAGCTGTTTGGACAAGAAAAAGATGCTCAAAAATGGTTAGTATCTTACGATAAAAAAGCTATAACAATAGGTAATGAAATTAAGAAAACTAATGGCACACAAACTTACCTTACCGTACTCGCTAGCGCAGGCAAATATTACATTTTTAGCGATGCAGCTATAGGTTCAATGTTATTATCAGATATGAAATTATCCCAACCTAAAAACATGCCAAAACAAGAGGGAATAAGTTTACCAGTAGTAACTATGGAAGGTTTATCATCAATTGATGCAGATCATGTTGTAGTTATAGCAACTGATGTGGATAAAAAGGATTTATTAAGTAGTTCTGTTTGGAAAAGCATGAGAGCTGTAAAAGCTGGAAATGTTACACTGCTTCCTAGTTCTCCATATTTTGCACAAGGTTATTCTCCAATAGGAAGAGAATTATTACTTGATTCAATAAAGAAAGAATTTGTGAAATAA
- a CDS encoding DUF262 domain-containing protein: MSLKLKKSFKNKIEIDPSRETMIMTIEDICRRVDEGKIVMPIFQTGLRWTEVKRSDLLSFELNGFAAVSPISMCHLDFGFDPQEDIYVKYGSQISLMTREKLIGIRGEVYSLTDGQQRISTNYKCYIGHEDFKNYVVDLEAGKIVVLKDSDVPIEGQIPVGVIYNKDFKIFDDYVRKHKELQDSSLNTYLSLIRNKFLGYRYTVNLARNLDEKQQMKWFEILNNAGSKIPLKEMRLSRLKIKDVDYHSEYISKFIKQLVDKKYNEIFTSKSTQVSYPLAALNPAYDYLFSKIDTKKIAPIASDVKEGRICDLDTEELKKLFEMTLNSLELTLEFIDSNELDIPIRMEFITFAMGYFVYGNNEELSEVRKEFLINWFNNIEFTNMVNTTKRLEYYKLINMIPMAEVN, encoded by the coding sequence ATGAGTTTAAAGTTAAAGAAGAGTTTTAAGAATAAAATAGAAATTGACCCTTCTAGAGAAACAATGATTATGACTATTGAGGATATTTGTAGAAGAGTTGATGAGGGTAAAATTGTGATGCCAATTTTTCAAACAGGGTTGCGATGGACTGAAGTAAAAAGAAGCGATTTATTATCTTTTGAATTAAATGGATTTGCAGCAGTCTCGCCAATTTCAATGTGCCATTTGGACTTTGGATTTGACCCACAAGAAGATATATATGTAAAATATGGTTCTCAAATAAGTCTGATGACTAGAGAAAAATTAATTGGAATCCGCGGAGAAGTATACTCTTTAACAGATGGTCAGCAAAGAATTTCTACAAATTATAAGTGTTATATTGGGCATGAAGATTTTAAAAATTATGTGGTAGATTTAGAGGCTGGCAAAATTGTAGTATTAAAAGATTCTGATGTTCCTATAGAAGGACAAATACCTGTTGGTGTTATATATAATAAGGATTTTAAAATCTTTGATGATTATGTAAGAAAGCATAAAGAATTACAAGATAGTTCATTAAACACATACCTTTCTCTTATTAGAAATAAATTTTTAGGTTATAGATATACTGTGAATTTAGCCAGAAACCTTGATGAGAAGCAACAAATGAAATGGTTTGAGATACTTAACAATGCAGGTAGTAAAATACCACTTAAAGAAATGCGTTTATCTAGATTAAAGATAAAAGATGTTGATTATCATAGTGAATATATTAGTAAATTTATTAAGCAGTTAGTTGACAAGAAATATAACGAAATATTTACAAGTAAATCAACTCAAGTTTCATATCCTTTAGCAGCTTTAAATCCAGCATATGATTATTTATTTTCAAAAATTGATACGAAAAAAATAGCTCCTATTGCTTCTGATGTTAAAGAAGGTAGAATTTGTGATTTAGATACAGAAGAATTAAAAAAATTATTTGAAATGACATTGAATTCTTTAGAATTGACACTTGAGTTTATTGATAGTAATGAACTGGACATTCCAATCAGAATGGAATTTATTACGTTTGCAATGGGATATTTTGTTTATGGTAATAATGAAGAGTTATCAGAAGTAAGAAAAGAATTTTTGATTAATTGGTTTAATAATATCGAATTTACGAATATGGTTAACACTACTAAGAGACTAGAGTATTACAAATTAATTAATATGATTCCAATGGCTGAAGTAAATTAG
- a CDS encoding DUF3892 domain-containing protein has product MKATKIKMKSGCGTSNNLLEIDSIYLMECEQDGFYKKDKVYDYLVKSNKGIQVDIHPYPNLIPMTSPSPNYEKYVKSSPNSTSIDNLLSLPRE; this is encoded by the coding sequence ATGAAGGCAACTAAAATTAAAATGAAATCTGGATGTGGAACATCTAATAATTTATTAGAAATTGATAGTATTTATTTAATGGAGTGTGAACAGGATGGTTTTTATAAAAAAGATAAAGTATATGATTATTTGGTGAAAAGTAATAAGGGAATCCAAGTAGATATTCACCCATATCCAAACTTAATACCTATGACGAGTCCATCACCTAACTATGAGAAATATGTAAAATCATCACCAAACAGTACATCAATTGACAACTTGTTAAGCCTACCTAGAGAATAG